The following proteins come from a genomic window of Pirellula staleyi DSM 6068:
- a CDS encoding RNA polymerase sigma factor, with protein sequence MSSSASKEKTEAPLSPASPVLGSLADAFALYQSELLGTLYYLVGNLDDARDALQDAFIKCWRNQDKLHEVQNLKAWIFCVALNAGRDVRETAWRRRRQGLPEDEMQLTSREQPPDVILENDERMALLRDALRALRPEEQEIFLLRQNGNLTYEEIAKELNIPPGTVKTRMRLALNHLRQVLAEPT encoded by the coding sequence GTGAGTTCATCAGCGAGCAAAGAGAAGACTGAGGCGCCGCTATCGCCCGCCAGCCCTGTTTTGGGCTCGCTGGCCGATGCCTTTGCGCTGTACCAGTCCGAACTGCTCGGCACCCTGTACTACCTGGTTGGCAATCTCGACGACGCCCGCGACGCCTTGCAAGACGCGTTCATCAAATGCTGGCGAAATCAAGACAAGCTCCACGAAGTGCAGAACCTGAAAGCGTGGATTTTTTGTGTCGCCCTGAATGCCGGACGCGACGTGCGCGAAACTGCGTGGCGCCGCCGCCGACAAGGTCTACCTGAAGACGAAATGCAACTTACCTCGCGCGAACAGCCTCCCGACGTGATACTCGAAAACGACGAGCGCATGGCGCTCCTGCGCGACGCCCTTCGAGCCCTCCGCCCTGAAGAGCAAGAGATTTTCCTCCTCCGTCAAAATGGCAATCTGACGTACGAGGAAATCGCGAAAGAACTAAATATCCCGCCCGGTACGGTGAAAACCCGCATGCGACTCGCCCTGAATCACCTACGGCAAGTCCTCGCGGAACCGACCTGA
- a CDS encoding DUF1501 domain-containing protein: protein MFTSKKPNSPNQSRRDFLGFASSGLTAAALYGLLNRDTLCAAPIRGEARDLPPHHAPKAKRVIHICLCGGLSHLDSFDYKPALEKFHGKPLGGDEKPDVFFGRVGLLRKHDFEFRQRGESGLWISELFPHLAEVADELTVVRSMVAESSSHTPATYQENSGFRLTGFPTAGAWLSYGLGCETDELPAFVVLPDTRGMPAGGTTNWTSGFLPAQHQGVMFQSKGAPIADLTPARAIDAAVERQSRELHALLAKENLRHHAEEPELVARMLAYELAAKMQLAVPRVVDLSQESAATHTMYGLDDDSTRDFGRNCLLARRLIEQGVRMVQLFSGGAFGSPRINWDGHEDVKENHTREAKLIDKPVAALLKDLRQRGMLDDTLVLFTTEFGRTPFTQSAADQVGLGRDHNQYGFSVWLAGAGLKHGTAFGATDEIGWKSAEHPVAWHDFHATVLHLLGIDHERLSFYHNGIERRLTNVHGEVIRGILI, encoded by the coding sequence ATGTTTACTAGCAAAAAACCGAATTCACCGAATCAATCGCGACGCGACTTTCTCGGCTTTGCCTCGAGCGGTCTCACAGCGGCTGCGCTCTATGGTCTGCTGAATCGCGATACGCTGTGTGCAGCTCCGATTCGTGGCGAGGCTCGCGATCTTCCTCCGCATCATGCGCCGAAAGCAAAGCGTGTGATTCACATTTGCTTGTGTGGCGGACTTAGCCATTTGGATTCGTTCGATTACAAACCGGCGCTCGAAAAGTTTCATGGCAAACCGCTCGGTGGCGACGAGAAGCCCGACGTCTTTTTCGGACGCGTAGGATTGCTTCGCAAGCATGACTTCGAGTTTCGACAGCGCGGCGAAAGTGGGCTCTGGATCTCGGAACTCTTTCCCCATCTGGCAGAAGTGGCCGACGAACTAACGGTTGTACGTTCGATGGTCGCCGAGTCGTCGAGCCATACTCCAGCGACCTATCAAGAGAACTCAGGCTTTCGCTTAACCGGTTTCCCTACAGCTGGTGCCTGGTTGTCGTATGGACTCGGCTGCGAGACCGATGAACTCCCCGCCTTTGTGGTCCTCCCCGACACGCGCGGCATGCCTGCTGGTGGTACGACCAACTGGACCAGTGGATTTTTGCCAGCGCAGCATCAAGGTGTGATGTTCCAGTCCAAGGGAGCACCGATCGCCGACTTAACGCCAGCACGAGCAATTGATGCTGCGGTCGAACGCCAGTCGCGCGAGCTACATGCGCTCCTTGCGAAAGAGAATTTGCGCCACCACGCCGAGGAGCCTGAACTCGTCGCGCGCATGCTCGCGTATGAACTCGCCGCCAAGATGCAACTGGCTGTTCCGCGTGTGGTCGATCTTTCGCAAGAGTCGGCGGCGACCCACACGATGTATGGCCTCGATGACGATTCGACGCGGGATTTCGGCCGCAATTGCTTGCTCGCGCGGCGTCTCATCGAGCAAGGTGTCCGGATGGTACAACTCTTCTCGGGAGGTGCCTTCGGATCGCCACGCATCAATTGGGATGGGCACGAAGATGTGAAAGAGAACCACACCCGCGAGGCGAAGTTGATCGACAAACCGGTCGCAGCCCTGCTGAAAGATCTTCGCCAGCGAGGCATGCTCGACGATACCCTGGTGCTCTTCACCACCGAGTTTGGTCGCACGCCGTTTACACAGTCAGCTGCCGATCAAGTCGGACTCGGCCGCGATCACAATCAATATGGCTTCTCGGTCTGGCTAGCGGGGGCAGGCCTAAAACACGGCACTGCGTTTGGAGCCACCGACGAGATCGGCTGGAAATCAGCCGAGCATCCTGTGGCGTGGCACGATTTCCATGCGACCGTTTTGCATCTGCTCGGCATCGATCACGAGCGCTTATCGTTCTATCACAATGGTATTGAACGACGACTCACGAATGTCCATGGCGAAGTGATTCGCGGCATCTTGATCTAG
- a CDS encoding DUF1553 domain-containing protein, producing MQFWFRSPLVISWVLAALFFSTGGSAAEIDFDRDIAPLLASHCLDCHSGPAAKGGLDLSSRSGLEKGGESGAAIVARKSATSLVFARVRDGEMPPKKKLAAHETALLAAWIDAGAKWGTDPIDPYRISTSTRAGRDWWSLQPVKVAAIPEDQDVFSSSHPIDRFIGAKLAEAKLAPSPPALRRDLIRRLSFDLLGLPPSPEAIEAFENDKRADAYERLVDELLASRHYGERWARHWLDVAHFGESNGFEYDRMRPHAWRYRDWVIEALNSDMPYDQFAREQIAGDLLRRDAKGRPTREGIIATGFLVAGAFDDLKPAGDTMRAIMRQDEMEELVASVTQSFLGLTANCARCHDHKFDPIKQTDYYRIAAALSGVQRGDREVIDHTLVDTLRAEQMASTAQVTRITDAVRARLRASMGGNEQTLAQILATIPEPIAAWNFADSETLKTGKLPLHLRGGAKVESGALVLDGETAYAESDPLPVATKAKTLLASVKLDSLDQRAGGVVSLQLLDGNQFDAIVYGEQEPRRWMAGSDFFKRTKSLAIPDAESAAAERWVTVAMVYSAEGDVTFYRDGVQVGDSYRTEKPLELEAGKSNILLGLRHSPVAKDRLLQGKIARAAVYGVPLSREQVAALDKNVMPVFTTEQIEKEMTADERATYDRAQASLRNVSQPLALLLEQKSFAITPKSAEVTHLLLRGNPQNKADVIAPQGLSAVAPHVDWKVAADSSDEARRLALAHWITSPENPLFARTMVNRVWQYHFGRGLVETPNDLGFSGGLPTHPELLDYLAHQFASSGFRLKSLHKLMVTSKTYQQASLSRADCIQVDADNKLLWRMSPRRLDAESLRDAMLLSSGQLNTQYGGESFHDFRPYVHKSSQYYEPIDPVGAEFHRRSIYRMWARGGRSPLLDTFDCPDPSTAAPRRASTTTPLQALSLLNSSFTLRMADSFASRLEKEAPASVEQQVERAFLIAYGRAPSAAELAASVTFAKHNSLSLLCRVLLNSSGFLYVY from the coding sequence ATGCAATTTTGGTTTCGATCGCCGCTCGTCATAAGTTGGGTGCTGGCTGCGCTCTTTTTCTCCACTGGGGGAAGTGCTGCTGAGATCGATTTTGATCGCGATATTGCCCCTTTGCTCGCGAGTCATTGCCTCGATTGTCACAGCGGACCGGCGGCAAAAGGTGGTCTCGATCTTTCGTCGCGCAGTGGACTCGAAAAAGGTGGAGAGAGTGGCGCGGCAATCGTAGCGCGCAAAAGCGCAACTAGTTTAGTTTTTGCGCGAGTTCGTGATGGGGAGATGCCTCCGAAAAAGAAACTCGCCGCGCACGAAACCGCGCTGCTCGCCGCTTGGATCGACGCCGGAGCCAAGTGGGGAACCGATCCGATTGATCCGTATCGCATTTCGACTTCAACGCGCGCGGGACGTGATTGGTGGTCGCTACAGCCCGTGAAAGTTGCAGCAATTCCCGAGGATCAGGATGTTTTTTCGAGCTCGCATCCGATCGATCGATTCATTGGTGCCAAGCTCGCGGAGGCGAAACTGGCTCCTTCGCCGCCTGCTTTGCGGCGCGACTTGATTCGTCGCTTGTCGTTCGATTTGCTAGGTCTTCCCCCATCGCCCGAGGCTATCGAGGCGTTTGAGAACGACAAGCGGGCCGATGCCTATGAGCGTCTGGTCGACGAGCTACTTGCATCGCGACATTATGGCGAACGTTGGGCGCGGCACTGGCTTGATGTGGCACATTTCGGCGAGAGCAACGGCTTTGAGTACGACCGGATGCGTCCCCATGCATGGCGCTATCGCGACTGGGTGATTGAAGCGCTCAACAGCGACATGCCTTACGATCAGTTCGCGCGCGAGCAGATTGCCGGCGACTTGCTGCGCCGCGATGCGAAGGGACGCCCCACGCGCGAGGGGATTATCGCTACAGGATTTCTCGTTGCGGGTGCCTTCGACGATCTTAAGCCCGCCGGCGATACGATGCGCGCGATCATGCGGCAAGATGAAATGGAAGAACTCGTCGCCAGCGTGACACAAAGTTTTCTCGGGCTGACGGCCAACTGCGCACGCTGTCACGATCACAAGTTCGATCCGATCAAGCAGACTGACTACTATCGCATCGCAGCAGCACTCTCAGGCGTTCAGCGCGGCGATCGCGAAGTGATCGATCACACGCTTGTCGATACACTTCGCGCCGAGCAGATGGCGTCCACAGCGCAGGTCACGCGTATCACCGATGCTGTTCGTGCCCGGTTACGCGCAAGTATGGGGGGGAATGAACAGACACTAGCGCAAATCCTGGCGACCATTCCCGAGCCGATCGCAGCTTGGAACTTCGCCGATTCAGAGACGCTTAAAACCGGCAAATTGCCGCTCCATTTGCGTGGTGGCGCGAAGGTGGAAAGTGGCGCGCTAGTGCTCGATGGCGAGACAGCATATGCGGAAAGCGATCCTCTCCCCGTGGCGACCAAAGCCAAAACTCTCTTGGCCAGTGTGAAGCTCGATTCGCTTGATCAGCGGGCGGGTGGCGTTGTGAGTCTGCAGTTGCTCGACGGCAATCAGTTCGATGCGATTGTCTACGGCGAACAAGAGCCTCGTCGATGGATGGCGGGAAGCGATTTCTTCAAGCGGACCAAATCGTTGGCGATTCCTGATGCTGAAAGCGCCGCAGCGGAGCGCTGGGTGACCGTAGCGATGGTCTACTCCGCCGAGGGAGACGTGACGTTCTATCGCGATGGAGTCCAAGTAGGTGATTCGTATCGAACCGAGAAACCGCTGGAACTCGAAGCGGGCAAGAGCAACATCTTGCTCGGTCTACGCCACAGCCCTGTTGCCAAAGATCGGCTCCTGCAAGGAAAAATTGCTCGCGCTGCCGTTTATGGAGTTCCTCTCTCGCGCGAGCAAGTGGCGGCACTCGATAAAAACGTGATGCCGGTCTTTACCACCGAGCAGATCGAAAAAGAGATGACAGCCGATGAGCGTGCGACATACGATCGTGCTCAAGCGTCGCTGCGAAATGTTAGTCAGCCACTTGCTCTGCTGCTCGAACAAAAGTCGTTTGCGATTACTCCCAAGTCGGCGGAGGTAACGCATCTGCTGCTACGCGGGAATCCCCAAAACAAAGCCGATGTGATTGCTCCTCAGGGACTCTCGGCTGTTGCGCCGCATGTCGATTGGAAAGTGGCTGCTGATAGCTCCGATGAAGCGCGTCGCCTCGCACTTGCCCACTGGATCACTTCGCCAGAAAATCCTCTCTTCGCACGCACGATGGTCAATCGTGTTTGGCAATATCACTTTGGTCGAGGACTTGTCGAAACGCCGAATGATCTCGGTTTTAGTGGTGGTTTGCCGACACATCCAGAGTTGCTCGATTATCTCGCGCATCAGTTTGCGTCGAGTGGTTTTCGCCTCAAATCGCTTCATAAATTGATGGTCACGTCGAAAACCTACCAGCAAGCTTCGCTCAGTCGCGCTGACTGCATCCAAGTCGATGCCGATAATAAATTGCTCTGGCGGATGTCGCCTCGAAGGCTCGATGCTGAATCGCTCCGCGATGCGATGCTGTTGAGCAGCGGGCAACTCAACACGCAGTATGGCGGCGAGAGTTTTCACGACTTCCGGCCTTACGTTCACAAGTCGTCGCAGTACTATGAACCGATCGATCCAGTCGGCGCTGAGTTCCATCGACGTAGCATCTATCGCATGTGGGCACGCGGCGGACGTAGTCCCTTGCTCGATACGTTTGATTGTCCCGATCCATCGACCGCTGCTCCGCGCCGCGCATCGACCACAACGCCGCTTCAGGCGCTATCGCTACTCAACAGCTCGTTCACTCTTCGGATGGCGGATAGTTTTGCGAGCCGCCTGGAAAAAGAGGCTCCGGCATCTGTCGAGCAGCAAGTCGAGCGAGCGTTTTTGATTGCTTATGGACGTGCGCCATCCGCTGCAGAACTCGCTGCATCGGTTACGTTTGCCAAACACAATTCGCTCTCACTTCTGTGCCGCGTTCTGCTGAATTCGAGTGGATTTCTCTATGTTTACTAG
- a CDS encoding DUF1802 family protein yields the protein MTHSNSQSQHLASAFALKEWQVIAELLARGAISTMLRKGGIAEGPGGFRAKHEAAWIYPTQFHQAAVLQTGSSLRSEWQALLQGNPPAPLPELGEGKITLSIYAQPIVAVSITSLDELVAVESLQALDRKMLEDRFHYKKPGLTLLVTRIFTSAEMYTLLESQAMAGCHSWVDLPQALEVVDPRPALSDHAFSTLLAEIGERLGREVMSAPL from the coding sequence ATGACGCATTCTAACAGTCAATCTCAGCATTTAGCGTCGGCATTCGCCCTTAAAGAATGGCAAGTGATCGCGGAACTTCTGGCGCGGGGGGCAATTTCGACGATGCTCCGTAAAGGTGGCATCGCGGAAGGTCCCGGTGGTTTTCGCGCCAAACACGAAGCTGCTTGGATCTATCCCACGCAGTTCCATCAGGCGGCTGTGCTACAAACCGGCAGTTCCCTCCGGAGCGAGTGGCAAGCATTGCTGCAGGGTAACCCCCCTGCTCCGCTGCCTGAACTTGGGGAAGGGAAGATTACGCTCTCGATCTACGCCCAGCCGATCGTCGCGGTTTCGATTACGTCGCTCGATGAACTCGTCGCAGTCGAGTCGCTGCAAGCGCTCGACCGAAAAATGCTCGAAGACCGCTTCCACTATAAGAAGCCCGGTTTGACACTTTTGGTCACCCGAATTTTTACTTCGGCTGAGATGTACACCCTGCTAGAATCGCAGGCCATGGCAGGCTGTCACTCGTGGGTCGACTTGCCTCAGGCTTTGGAAGTCGTAGACCCGCGCCCCGCCCTATCCGATCACGCATTCAGCACCTTGCTGGCCGAGATTGGTGAGCGTCTTGGACGCGAGGTCATGTCTGCTCCTCTTTGA
- a CDS encoding Gfo/Idh/MocA family oxidoreductase gives MNDRQNSRRRFLQTTSAAAATAVAAPYFFSDAPAYSQDAKTTSKQDRKIIGCIGVGDRWNAVGPQALNFGDCVAVCDVDSNMTDKAKARVSEIQSKAGRNLDVAVFEDYQKLLERKDIEVVTIVTPDHWHSKIAIEAMKAGKDVYCEKPLTLTIDEGKQIVKVLKETGRVFQVGTQQRSEMGERFLTAVAICHAGLIGDIKKVQCAIGGAPSSPELPKADIPSGLNFEKWLGQAPLVDYVSAPSGGKYPHSRVHYEFRWWYEYSGGKMTDWGAHHVDIAQWAMKLDNTGPMTVEGTAKHPVPFKDGWPTVSNRYNAATEFNVKCMFPGDVELTIRSDTENGITIEGTKGTIFVSRGALRDVVGNAVAGLKKDNPLPEGFLTKLYKGKKYGNHMANFFDCIGTREQPISDVYTHHRAMSTCHLANIAIRVDRKIKWNAETEQIEGDEVANSFIKREARKGYEVTA, from the coding sequence ATGAACGATCGCCAGAACAGTCGTCGTCGGTTCCTTCAAACCACCTCTGCTGCAGCCGCTACCGCTGTCGCGGCCCCTTATTTCTTCTCCGATGCACCCGCCTATAGCCAAGACGCCAAAACCACGTCGAAGCAAGATCGCAAGATCATCGGCTGTATCGGCGTGGGGGATCGCTGGAACGCTGTGGGACCTCAAGCCCTCAACTTCGGCGACTGCGTTGCCGTGTGCGATGTCGACAGCAACATGACCGACAAGGCCAAGGCCCGCGTCAGCGAAATCCAATCGAAGGCTGGCCGCAACCTCGATGTGGCAGTGTTCGAAGACTATCAAAAGCTTCTCGAGCGCAAAGATATCGAAGTGGTGACGATCGTCACCCCCGATCACTGGCACAGCAAGATCGCCATCGAAGCGATGAAAGCTGGCAAAGATGTCTACTGCGAAAAGCCACTCACCCTCACCATCGACGAAGGTAAGCAGATCGTCAAAGTGCTGAAGGAAACGGGCCGCGTTTTCCAAGTGGGTACGCAGCAGCGCTCGGAAATGGGCGAACGATTCCTCACTGCCGTGGCCATCTGTCACGCTGGTTTGATCGGCGATATCAAGAAGGTTCAGTGCGCTATCGGCGGTGCTCCTTCGAGCCCCGAACTTCCCAAAGCCGATATCCCCAGCGGCCTGAACTTCGAGAAATGGCTCGGCCAAGCTCCGCTTGTTGATTACGTTTCGGCACCATCGGGTGGAAAGTACCCGCACAGCCGCGTGCACTACGAATTCCGCTGGTGGTACGAATACTCCGGCGGCAAGATGACCGACTGGGGTGCTCACCACGTTGATATCGCTCAGTGGGCGATGAAACTCGACAACACTGGTCCCATGACGGTGGAAGGAACTGCCAAGCATCCTGTTCCGTTCAAGGATGGCTGGCCCACAGTGAGCAATCGCTACAACGCCGCCACCGAGTTCAACGTGAAGTGCATGTTCCCTGGCGATGTCGAACTGACGATCCGCAGCGATACCGAAAACGGCATCACGATCGAAGGGACCAAGGGGACGATCTTTGTCAGCCGCGGCGCTCTGCGCGATGTGGTGGGCAACGCAGTGGCTGGCCTGAAGAAGGACAATCCACTTCCCGAAGGCTTCCTGACGAAGCTTTACAAGGGAAAGAAGTATGGCAATCACATGGCCAACTTCTTCGATTGCATTGGCACCCGCGAACAGCCGATCAGCGATGTCTACACGCATCACCGCGCGATGAGCACGTGCCACTTGGCCAACATCGCCATCCGTGTCGATCGCAAGATCAAGTGGAACGCCGAGACCGAGCAGATCGAAGGTGACGAAGTAGCCAACAGCTTCATCAAGCGCGAAGCCCGTAAGGGTTACGAAGTGACGGCGTAA
- a CDS encoding transposase, which translates to MSESKFIHFVTFGVDSHRRLLDLDQPKRLLLGTLNHQLEALNASCVGFVIMPDHVHALLWVPQVELIDRFLHGWKRMSSYAIRRWYAEHAPHYFSKFGMGKKFWRPRSFVLPVELSDVVRIKLDYIHLNPVRAGLVDRAIDWRWSSARYYIEGRSVGVPVRWVE; encoded by the coding sequence ATGAGCGAAAGCAAGTTCATCCATTTCGTGACTTTTGGTGTCGATTCGCACCGTAGGTTATTGGATCTCGATCAGCCCAAAAGATTACTGCTTGGAACGCTCAATCATCAGCTCGAAGCATTGAATGCGAGTTGCGTCGGCTTTGTGATAATGCCGGATCATGTGCATGCTCTGCTGTGGGTTCCTCAAGTGGAACTCATCGACCGATTTTTACATGGCTGGAAGCGCATGAGCAGCTATGCAATTCGCCGCTGGTATGCAGAGCATGCTCCTCATTACTTTTCCAAATTTGGCATGGGAAAAAAGTTTTGGCGCCCTCGGTCATTTGTGTTGCCTGTCGAGTTGAGCGACGTCGTGCGTATCAAACTCGACTACATCCACTTGAATCCGGTCCGAGCAGGATTGGTTGATCGCGCCATCGATTGGAGATGGAGTTCAGCTAGGTACTACATCGAAGGGCGTTCAGTAGGAGTCCCCGTGCGATGGGTAGAGTAA
- the aroF gene encoding 3-deoxy-7-phosphoheptulonate synthase: protein MNALVTLPTNHLNPTFRELFSMIVVMDKGATPDQIKHMAERVESLGLKSHVIQGTERTVIAAIGEKRAEMKESLASGPGVEDVVPILAPYKVASREVKKEPTQVVVRDLKVGAGMVGVMAGPCSVESEEQIITTARAVKAAGATALRGGAFKPRTSPYSFQGMKEAGLKLLAAAREETGLAIVTEVMSTEDVELVAKYTDVLQVGARNMQNYRLLEAVGQTRTPVLLKRGPSATMEEFLLAAEYILNEGNPNVMLCERGIRTFEAHTRFTLPLASVPYLHHKTHLPVVIDPSHGTGHTYLVPDMAVASVAAGCDGLILEVHPDPERAMSDGYQSLNIPQFEETMKRCRAVATAVGKTLS, encoded by the coding sequence ATGAACGCGCTTGTTACCTTGCCAACCAATCATCTCAATCCAACGTTTCGGGAGCTATTCTCAATGATCGTCGTCATGGATAAAGGGGCCACGCCCGACCAAATCAAGCACATGGCTGAGCGGGTCGAATCGCTGGGGCTCAAGAGCCACGTCATTCAAGGGACCGAGCGCACGGTGATCGCCGCCATCGGCGAAAAACGGGCCGAAATGAAAGAATCGCTCGCTAGTGGGCCTGGTGTTGAAGACGTCGTACCAATTCTAGCGCCCTACAAAGTCGCTAGCCGCGAAGTGAAAAAAGAGCCGACCCAAGTGGTGGTTCGCGACCTGAAGGTCGGGGCCGGCATGGTAGGTGTGATGGCGGGGCCTTGCAGCGTTGAAAGTGAAGAGCAGATCATCACCACCGCTCGCGCAGTGAAAGCAGCTGGCGCGACGGCGCTACGTGGCGGCGCGTTCAAGCCACGCACAAGTCCCTACAGTTTCCAAGGGATGAAAGAAGCGGGGCTCAAACTGCTCGCCGCTGCCCGCGAAGAAACGGGCCTCGCGATCGTCACCGAAGTGATGAGCACCGAAGATGTCGAACTCGTCGCCAAGTACACCGACGTGCTGCAAGTCGGCGCTCGGAACATGCAAAACTACCGCCTACTCGAAGCTGTTGGCCAAACGCGCACCCCCGTGCTGCTGAAACGCGGCCCTAGTGCCACGATGGAAGAATTTCTTCTCGCCGCCGAGTACATCCTCAACGAAGGCAACCCGAACGTGATGCTCTGCGAGCGTGGCATTCGGACCTTCGAAGCCCATACGCGTTTCACCCTGCCACTTGCTTCGGTTCCCTACCTGCATCACAAAACCCACTTGCCGGTGGTGATCGACCCCAGCCACGGCACCGGCCACACCTACCTTGTGCCCGACATGGCAGTGGCTTCCGTAGCAGCAGGCTGCGACGGCCTGATCCTCGAAGTCCATCCCGATCCCGAACGGGCGATGAGCGACGGCTATCAGTCGCTGAACATCCCCCAGTTCGAAGAGACCATGAAGCGCTGCCGCGCCGTTGCCACTGCTGTCGGCAAAACGTTGTCGTAA
- a CDS encoding ABC-F family ATP-binding cassette domain-containing protein: MILLTARDITKYYGPDAVLAGATFDLRAGERAALVGPNGAGKTTLLKIITGQEQPDSGVVEIGGGARIGLLQQHPDFAPDQTVLDIARSALDELLGLVKRSEQLADKIATTQEEDVRRRLEQQFDVLQHQLQQHDVYNVDHRIERVLEGLGFAESTHQQKVTQLSGGQQNRLLLVQLLLAEPEIMLLDEPSNHLDIDATEWLENYLIGSRQAVLVVSHDRYFLDKVTTRTLELHQGTVESFPGNFTQYKRLKAERLEVQRRTFERQQEEIARMEDFIRKNFAGQNHAQAEDRRKKLERIERVAPPREIKSPPMKFPDATRTGDIVCRIEGLSKSFDRPLFQNLSLDILRGEKWGILGPNGCGKTTLLRVLLGQVKADSGKWTLGSGVRIAYFDQMLSHLDPECEVVDAVRPDHKEFITQQRRDLLARFGLADDIVFQKVKSLSGGERNRTALALLAASDPNFLILDEPTNHLDLWARGALEKALQEFDGSVLFVSHDRYFLNQVATKLLVVEPGRFRVIDGNYDTWQHLVREGLAKEARAATSAASKGGGSSSSSSKVEESTSRGDAKKPKRKRQYPYRKVSDIEGEIAERESSVEALQQQLALPEVLRDGPRVKQVMQEIEAHQEAIAKLYDHWEEASELN, from the coding sequence ATGATTCTGCTGACGGCCCGCGATATCACGAAGTATTATGGCCCCGATGCCGTCCTCGCAGGTGCCACCTTTGATCTGCGTGCGGGGGAACGGGCCGCCCTGGTCGGTCCCAATGGTGCCGGAAAAACGACGCTGCTGAAGATCATCACCGGGCAAGAACAGCCCGACAGCGGCGTGGTGGAGATCGGTGGCGGCGCTCGGATTGGCTTGCTGCAGCAGCATCCGGATTTTGCGCCCGATCAAACGGTGCTCGATATCGCCCGGAGTGCACTCGATGAGTTGCTCGGGCTCGTTAAGCGGTCGGAACAGCTCGCGGACAAAATCGCGACGACCCAAGAAGAGGACGTGCGGCGGCGACTCGAGCAGCAGTTCGATGTGCTACAGCATCAACTGCAGCAGCACGATGTTTATAACGTCGATCATCGAATCGAGCGCGTGCTGGAAGGGCTGGGATTTGCCGAATCGACGCATCAGCAAAAAGTGACGCAGCTGAGCGGTGGACAGCAGAACCGTTTGCTGCTGGTGCAATTGCTGCTCGCCGAGCCGGAGATTATGCTGCTCGACGAACCGTCGAACCACCTCGATATCGACGCCACCGAGTGGCTCGAAAACTATCTCATCGGCTCGCGGCAAGCGGTGCTGGTGGTGAGCCACGATCGCTATTTTCTCGACAAGGTGACGACGCGCACGCTCGAGCTTCACCAAGGAACGGTCGAAAGTTTTCCCGGAAACTTCACGCAGTACAAGCGGCTGAAGGCGGAGCGTTTGGAGGTTCAGCGGCGGACGTTTGAGCGTCAGCAAGAAGAGATTGCGCGGATGGAAGATTTCATTCGCAAGAACTTCGCAGGCCAGAATCACGCGCAGGCGGAAGATCGGCGCAAGAAGCTCGAACGCATCGAGCGGGTTGCGCCGCCGCGCGAAATCAAATCGCCCCCCATGAAATTTCCCGATGCTACGCGCACCGGCGATATCGTTTGTCGCATCGAAGGGCTCTCGAAATCGTTCGATCGTCCGCTGTTTCAGAACCTATCGCTCGATATTCTGCGTGGCGAAAAATGGGGCATTTTGGGCCCCAATGGCTGCGGCAAGACGACACTTCTGCGCGTGCTGCTGGGGCAGGTGAAAGCTGACAGTGGCAAGTGGACACTTGGTAGTGGCGTGCGGATTGCCTACTTCGATCAGATGCTTTCGCACCTCGATCCCGAGTGTGAAGTGGTCGATGCCGTGCGCCCCGATCATAAAGAGTTCATCACCCAGCAGCGGCGCGATCTGCTCGCGCGGTTTGGACTGGCCGACGATATCGTGTTTCAGAAAGTGAAATCACTCTCCGGTGGCGAGCGTAACCGTACGGCGCTCGCGCTTTTGGCGGCGAGTGATCCGAATTTTCTGATCCTTGACGAACCGACGAACCATCTCGATCTCTGGGCGCGTGGTGCGCTCGAGAAAGCGCTGCAAGAGTTCGACGGCAGCGTGCTGTTTGTCAGCCACGATCGTTACTTCCTGAATCAAGTGGCGACAAAACTGCTCGTGGTCGAGCCGGGCCGTTTTCGTGTGATCGATGGAAACTACGACACCTGGCAACATCTGGTGCGCGAAGGATTGGCCAAGGAAGCGCGCGCGGCAACGTCGGCGGCGAGCAAAGGTGGTGGCTCGAGCAGTTCCAGTAGTAAGGTGGAGGAATCGACTTCGCGCGGCGATGCCAAAAAACCGAAACGCAAGCGGCAATATCCGTATCGTAAGGTTTCCGACATCGAAGGCGAAATTGCCGAGCGTGAGTCGTCTGTCGAGGCACTTCAGCAGCAACTAGCGCTTCCTGAGGTGCTGCGCGATGGCCCGCGCGTGAAGCAGGTGATGCAAGAGATCGAAGCGCACCAAGAGGCTATTGCCAAGCTCTACGATCACTGGGAAGAAGCGTCGGAATTGAACTAG